The following proteins are encoded in a genomic region of Sphingopyxis sp. YF1:
- the prfB gene encoding peptide chain release factor 2, whose product MRAEAQDHIDTIGSALALVRRFLDWDRALRRLDELNAKVEDPTLWNDPKAAQDVMRERRRLDEAITATRTIERECADTAELIELAEMEGDEAMVDEAVASLASLAARAEEDKIKALLAGEADGNDCYIEVHAGAGGTESQDWAEMLQRMYSRWAEKRGFKVELVEYQAGEQAGIKSATMLVKGENAYGYAKTESGVHRLVRISPYDSSARRHTSFSSVWVYPVIDDNIDIEINEGDLKIDTYRASGAGGQHVNTTDSAVRITHIPTGIVVASQNDRSQHKNRATAMGMLKARMYEAELQKREAAASGEYQAKTEIGWGHQIRSYVLQPYQLVKDLRTGVTSTAPGDVLDGALDPFMAAALSQKVTGEKVDVEDID is encoded by the coding sequence ATGCGCGCCGAAGCGCAGGATCATATCGACACGATCGGCAGCGCGCTCGCGCTGGTCCGCCGCTTTCTCGACTGGGACCGCGCGCTGCGCCGGCTCGACGAACTCAATGCCAAGGTCGAGGATCCGACCCTGTGGAACGATCCGAAGGCGGCGCAGGACGTCATGCGCGAACGCCGCCGCCTCGATGAGGCGATCACCGCGACGCGGACGATCGAGCGCGAATGCGCCGACACCGCCGAACTGATCGAGCTTGCCGAGATGGAAGGCGACGAAGCGATGGTCGACGAAGCGGTGGCGTCGCTCGCGTCGCTCGCTGCGCGCGCCGAAGAGGACAAGATCAAGGCGCTGCTCGCGGGCGAGGCCGACGGCAACGATTGCTATATCGAGGTCCATGCCGGCGCCGGCGGCACCGAGAGCCAGGACTGGGCCGAAATGCTCCAGCGCATGTACAGCCGCTGGGCCGAAAAGCGCGGCTTCAAGGTCGAGTTGGTCGAATATCAGGCGGGCGAGCAGGCTGGCATCAAATCGGCGACGATGCTGGTGAAGGGCGAGAATGCCTATGGCTATGCCAAGACCGAAAGCGGCGTCCACCGCCTCGTCCGCATCTCGCCCTACGACAGCTCGGCGCGGCGCCACACCAGCTTCTCGTCGGTGTGGGTCTATCCGGTGATCGACGATAATATCGACATCGAGATCAACGAGGGCGACCTCAAGATCGACACCTATCGCGCCTCGGGCGCGGGCGGCCAGCACGTCAACACGACCGACTCGGCGGTGCGCATCACGCACATCCCGACCGGCATCGTCGTCGCGTCGCAGAACGACCGTTCGCAGCACAAGAACCGCGCGACCGCGATGGGTATGCTCAAGGCGCGCATGTACGAGGCCGAGCTCCAGAAGCGCGAGGCCGCGGCGTCGGGCGAATATCAGGCGAAGACCGAAATCGGCTGGGGCCACCAGATCCGCTCCTATGTGCTCCAGCCCTATCAGCTGGTGAAGGATTTGCGCACCGGCGTGACCTCGACCGCGCCCGGCGACGTGCTCGACGGTGCGCTCGATCCGTTCATGGCGGCGGCGCTGTCGCAGAAGGTCACCGGCGAGAAGGTCGACGTGGAGGATATCGATTGA
- a CDS encoding class I SAM-dependent methyltransferase — protein sequence MIRRAAVLAALAALPLLGGCDDAPWEGDSDRVESARDFPPADRPVAPTVSTKWSTEEARDRVNEAEDIMDSADVRPGMTVADIGAGDGYYTVRLAQRVGSGGRVLAQDIIPEVIERLADRVARERLDNVSIKLGAVDDPRLPAASFDRVFMVHMYHEIGEPYAFLWRLRPALRKGGQVLVVDGDRAVADHGTPFRLLVCEFEAVGYKLVSYDDKAHAGGYLARFVPDGKRPDPDAIKVCANP from the coding sequence TTGATCCGACGCGCGGCCGTCCTTGCCGCGCTTGCGGCGCTGCCGCTGCTCGGCGGCTGCGACGACGCGCCGTGGGAGGGGGACAGCGACCGCGTCGAGAGCGCGCGCGATTTCCCGCCCGCCGACCGGCCCGTCGCTCCCACCGTCTCGACCAAATGGTCGACCGAGGAAGCCCGCGACCGCGTCAACGAGGCCGAGGACATCATGGACTCGGCCGACGTCCGCCCCGGCATGACCGTCGCCGACATCGGCGCGGGCGACGGCTATTATACCGTCCGCCTCGCGCAGCGTGTCGGGTCGGGCGGCCGCGTCCTCGCGCAGGACATCATTCCCGAGGTGATCGAACGCCTCGCCGACCGCGTCGCGCGCGAACGGCTCGACAATGTCTCGATCAAGCTCGGCGCGGTCGACGACCCGCGGCTGCCCGCGGCGAGCTTCGACCGCGTCTTCATGGTGCATATGTACCACGAGATCGGCGAACCCTATGCCTTCCTCTGGCGCCTGCGGCCGGCGCTGCGCAAGGGCGGGCAGGTGCTCGTCGTCGACGGCGACCGCGCCGTCGCCGACCATGGCACGCCCTTTCGCCTGCTCGTCTGCGAATTTGAGGCGGTGGGCTACAAGCTCGTCTCCTACGACGACAAGGCGCACGCGGGCGGCTATCTCGCGCGCTTCGTTCCCGACGGCAAGCGCCCCGATCCCGACGCTATCAAGGTCTGTGCCAACCCCTGA
- a CDS encoding DsrE family protein, whose product MPRLTIIVASGDAARLYAALETAMAAAALGGSTRLFLQGEAVALLRAPIAFAGDAARRAAGQLDLTGMIAEAEAMGVELLACQSGMALAAMTADDLPPHAKASGLVSFLAGVGTDDRLIIY is encoded by the coding sequence ATGCCGCGGTTGACCATCATCGTCGCGAGCGGCGACGCGGCGCGGCTCTATGCCGCGCTCGAGACCGCGATGGCGGCGGCGGCGCTGGGAGGGTCGACGCGCCTGTTCCTGCAGGGCGAAGCGGTCGCATTGCTGCGCGCACCGATCGCCTTTGCCGGCGATGCCGCGCGCCGCGCGGCGGGGCAACTCGACCTCACGGGCATGATCGCAGAAGCGGAGGCGATGGGCGTCGAATTGCTCGCGTGCCAGTCGGGCATGGCGCTCGCCGCGATGACCGCCGACGACCTGCCACCGCACGCGAAGGCGTCCGGACTGGTGAGCTTTCTGGCGGGTGTCGGGACGGATGACCGGCTGATCATATATTGA
- the moeB gene encoding molybdopterin-synthase adenylyltransferase MoeB has translation MLSDAELDRYARQIILPQFGGAGQARLKAAHVVLIGAGGIGCPAIAYLAAAGVGTLTVVDHDHVELSNLHRQPLFTDADIGRPKAEVAMAAARRINPHADAVPVIQRLDDGNAGTLLAGASLILDGCDNFGTRLAVNRAAVALEIPLLSAAIGAFEGQVALYEGWRAGAPCYQCLVGSDPDREGINCAETGVMGALAGMVGTMAALEAVRALTGWGSSLAGRLAIVDMLERRWREVGVAKDPECATCRG, from the coding sequence TTGCTCAGCGACGCCGAACTCGACCGCTACGCCCGCCAGATCATCCTGCCGCAGTTCGGCGGCGCGGGGCAGGCCAGGCTGAAGGCGGCACATGTCGTGCTGATCGGCGCGGGCGGGATCGGCTGCCCCGCGATCGCCTATCTGGCGGCGGCCGGGGTCGGCACACTGACCGTCGTCGACCATGACCATGTCGAATTGTCGAACCTGCACCGCCAGCCGCTGTTCACCGACGCCGACATCGGCCGCCCCAAGGCCGAGGTCGCGATGGCGGCGGCGCGGCGGATTAATCCGCATGCCGACGCGGTTCCGGTCATCCAGCGGCTCGACGACGGCAATGCCGGGACCTTGCTGGCGGGCGCGAGCCTGATCCTCGACGGGTGCGACAATTTCGGCACCCGGCTGGCGGTCAACCGCGCCGCGGTCGCGCTCGAAATTCCGCTGCTCAGCGCGGCGATCGGCGCGTTCGAGGGACAGGTCGCGCTCTATGAGGGATGGCGCGCGGGCGCGCCCTGCTACCAGTGCCTCGTCGGGTCCGATCCAGACCGCGAGGGTATCAACTGCGCCGAGACCGGGGTGATGGGCGCGCTCGCGGGGATGGTCGGGACGATGGCAGCGCTCGAAGCCGTGCGCGCGCTGACGGGCTGGGGATCGAGCCTCGCCGGACGGCTCGCGATCGTCGACATGCTCGAGCGGCGCTGGCGCGAGGTCGGGGTCGCCAAGGATCCGGAGTGCGCGACATGCCGCGGTTGA
- the coaBC gene encoding bifunctional phosphopantothenoylcysteine decarboxylase/phosphopantothenate--cysteine ligase CoaBC gives MTKPRILLIIGGGIAAYKSVELVRLLRKAGLTVRCVLTRAGEQFVTPLTLAALSENQVHTSLFDLKDEVEMGHIQLSREADLVVVAPATADLLAKMAAGIADDLATTLLLATDKPVLVAPAMNVRMWLHAATRRNVATLRGDGVTVIEPDEGAMACGEYGPGRLPEPPAILAAIEAALADAPAAVPLTGQPDFAPADHRPLHGRRILITAGPTHEPIDPVRYIANRSSGKQGFAIAAAAAEAGAEVLLIAGPVPLPTPPGVIRVDVETAREMAAEVEAGLPVDAAIMVAAVADWRAADTSAQKIKKDGSGQVPPLALAENPDILAGVAKSPQRPPLLVGFAAETNDVLTHAQAKLARKGCDWIVANDVAADPMGGATNRVHIVSKTGVDSWDRLPKEAVARKLMEKIADELDTRSPLDAD, from the coding sequence ATGACCAAGCCCCGCATCCTGCTGATCATCGGCGGCGGCATCGCCGCGTACAAGAGCGTCGAACTCGTCCGGCTGCTGCGCAAGGCGGGCCTGACCGTGCGCTGTGTGCTGACGCGCGCGGGCGAGCAGTTCGTCACCCCGCTGACGCTCGCGGCGCTCAGCGAGAACCAGGTCCATACCAGCCTGTTCGACCTCAAGGACGAGGTCGAGATGGGGCATATCCAGCTGAGCCGCGAGGCCGATCTGGTCGTCGTCGCGCCCGCGACCGCCGATTTGCTGGCGAAGATGGCGGCGGGAATCGCCGACGACCTTGCCACGACGCTGCTGCTCGCGACCGACAAGCCGGTGCTCGTCGCGCCCGCGATGAATGTGCGCATGTGGCTGCACGCCGCGACGCGGCGCAATGTCGCGACGCTGCGCGGCGACGGGGTGACGGTGATCGAGCCCGACGAGGGCGCGATGGCGTGCGGCGAATATGGGCCGGGGCGACTGCCCGAGCCGCCGGCGATCCTTGCCGCGATCGAGGCAGCGCTGGCCGATGCACCTGCGGCGGTGCCGCTGACCGGCCAGCCCGATTTCGCGCCCGCCGATCACCGGCCGCTGCACGGGCGCCGCATCCTGATCACCGCGGGGCCGACGCACGAGCCGATCGACCCGGTGCGCTACATCGCCAACCGGTCGAGCGGCAAGCAGGGCTTTGCCATCGCCGCCGCCGCCGCCGAAGCCGGCGCCGAGGTGCTGCTGATCGCCGGGCCGGTGCCGCTGCCGACCCCGCCGGGCGTGATCCGCGTCGATGTCGAGACCGCGCGCGAAATGGCGGCCGAGGTCGAGGCCGGGCTGCCCGTCGATGCCGCGATCATGGTCGCCGCGGTCGCCGACTGGCGCGCCGCCGACACATCGGCGCAAAAGATCAAGAAGGACGGCAGCGGGCAGGTTCCGCCGCTCGCGCTCGCCGAAAATCCCGACATCCTCGCCGGGGTCGCGAAGAGTCCGCAGCGCCCGCCGTTGCTCGTCGGTTTCGCCGCCGAGACCAATGACGTGCTGACGCATGCACAGGCCAAGCTCGCCCGCAAGGGATGCGACTGGATCGTCGCCAACGACGTCGCCGCCGACCCGATGGGGGGCGCGACGAATCGGGTGCATATCGTTAGCAAAACGGGCGTAGACAGCTGGGACCGGCTGCCCAAGGAGGCGGTCGCCCGCAAATTGATGGAAAAGATCGCCGATGAGCTCGATACGCGTTCCCCCCTCGATGCCGATTGA
- a CDS encoding CcdB family protein, producing the protein MAQLDVFRTDEGEYLLDFQSDTLDHFNTRFVIPLVNPAEGPKLADRLNPVFSVDGEPMALYTQFALTVPVTDLKHFVTSLSDQHSLVMSAVDMLISGY; encoded by the coding sequence GTGGCGCAGCTAGACGTATTCCGGACCGATGAAGGCGAATATCTGCTCGACTTCCAGTCGGACACGCTGGACCATTTCAATACCCGATTCGTGATCCCCTTGGTGAACCCCGCTGAAGGGCCCAAGCTTGCCGACCGACTCAATCCCGTATTTTCCGTCGATGGCGAACCCATGGCGCTCTATACGCAATTCGCGCTGACAGTCCCCGTTACGGATTTGAAGCATTTCGTGACCTCGCTGTCCGACCAGCATTCTCTCGTCATGTCGGCCGTCGACATGCTCATCAGTGGTTACTGA
- a CDS encoding type II toxin-antitoxin system CcdA family antitoxin → MAGRKPTNVSLPADLVSEAKRLGINVSQACEAGLTGEVRKQLSEEWKRENKEAIESSNEYVIKHGLPLARHRDRLWRS, encoded by the coding sequence GTGGCCGGCAGGAAGCCAACCAACGTCTCGCTTCCGGCCGACCTGGTTTCGGAAGCCAAGCGGCTCGGCATCAACGTATCGCAGGCATGCGAAGCCGGACTGACCGGCGAGGTCCGGAAACAGCTGAGCGAAGAGTGGAAGCGCGAGAATAAGGAAGCGATCGAATCGTCCAATGAATATGTAATCAAGCATGGCCTGCCACTGGCGCGCCACCGGGACCGCCTGTGGCGCAGCTAG
- the ubiB gene encoding 2-polyprenylphenol 6-hydroxylase gives MTRPVTHIFRLLKWGRILARHGALRGIESAPTTPAGVKRLCRIARFGTVQPRTPDYAAAFQAIGPAAVKLGQTLATRPDIVGEEAAHNLLSLQDALAPVPFERIKQEIEAVFEAPLESLYREFDPAPVGSASIAQVHGAVTADGRKVAVKVRRPGIDKQFARDIETYEWAAAHLEAFGGEAKRLRPREVIANFRRWTLRELDLRREAASASELADAMAAVPHYEVPAIDWDRTTSRVMTMSWIDGIKISHRDKLVAAGHDMEALSAHLVNAFLRQAIAEGFFHADMHQGNLFVKADGTIAAVDFGIMGRINRQARYWLAEILYGLTTGNYRRVAEIHFEAQYVPDYHSVEEFATALRAVGEPMRGKPVSELSVGQMLEGLFAITRDFDMQTQPHLLLLQKTMVMVEGVATMLNPKINMWDVSGPFVQNWIRDELGPEAALADGIREQGRTLALIPDIIRRLDAQLPKKGAAPPAPPLPEIPLIIGNGKRSNWWRYALTALLSAAAAGAAMSWLN, from the coding sequence ATGACCCGCCCCGTCACGCATATCTTTCGCCTGCTGAAATGGGGGCGCATCCTGGCGCGGCACGGTGCGCTGCGCGGGATCGAAAGCGCTCCGACCACGCCGGCGGGCGTCAAAAGATTGTGCCGCATCGCGCGTTTCGGCACCGTCCAGCCCCGGACCCCCGACTATGCCGCCGCCTTCCAGGCGATCGGCCCGGCCGCGGTCAAGCTGGGCCAGACGCTCGCGACGCGCCCCGACATCGTCGGCGAGGAGGCGGCGCATAATCTGCTGTCGTTGCAGGACGCCCTCGCCCCGGTGCCGTTCGAACGGATCAAGCAGGAAATCGAGGCGGTGTTCGAAGCCCCGCTCGAAAGCCTGTACCGCGAATTCGATCCCGCGCCTGTGGGTTCGGCATCGATCGCGCAGGTGCATGGCGCGGTAACCGCCGACGGGCGCAAGGTCGCAGTGAAGGTGCGCCGCCCCGGTATCGACAAGCAGTTCGCGCGCGACATCGAAACCTATGAATGGGCGGCCGCGCATCTTGAGGCCTTTGGCGGCGAGGCCAAGAGGCTGCGCCCGCGCGAGGTGATCGCCAATTTCCGCCGCTGGACCTTGCGCGAACTCGACCTGAGGCGCGAGGCGGCGTCGGCGTCCGAGCTTGCCGATGCGATGGCCGCGGTGCCGCATTACGAGGTGCCCGCGATCGACTGGGACCGCACGACGAGCCGCGTGATGACGATGAGCTGGATCGACGGGATCAAGATATCGCACCGCGACAAGCTGGTCGCCGCGGGGCACGACATGGAGGCGCTGTCGGCGCACCTCGTCAACGCCTTCCTGCGGCAGGCGATCGCCGAAGGCTTTTTCCACGCCGACATGCACCAGGGCAATTTGTTCGTGAAGGCCGACGGGACGATCGCCGCGGTCGATTTCGGCATCATGGGCCGGATCAACCGGCAGGCGCGCTACTGGCTCGCCGAGATCCTCTATGGCCTGACCACGGGCAATTACCGCCGCGTCGCGGAGATCCATTTCGAGGCGCAATATGTCCCCGATTACCACAGCGTCGAGGAGTTCGCGACGGCGCTGCGCGCGGTCGGCGAGCCGATGCGCGGCAAGCCGGTGAGCGAGCTGAGCGTCGGACAGATGCTGGAAGGCCTGTTCGCGATCACGCGCGATTTCGACATGCAGACGCAGCCGCACCTCCTCCTCCTCCAGAAGACGATGGTGATGGTCGAGGGCGTCGCGACGATGCTCAACCCGAAGATCAACATGTGGGACGTGTCGGGACCGTTCGTGCAGAACTGGATTCGCGACGAGCTGGGCCCCGAGGCGGCGCTCGCCGACGGCATTCGCGAACAGGGCCGGACGCTGGCGCTGATCCCCGACATCATCCGGCGGCTCGACGCGCAGTTGCCGAAGAAGGGCGCCGCACCGCCCGCGCCGCCGCTGCCCGAGATTCCGCTGATCATCGGCAATGGCAAGCGGTCGAACTGGTGGCGCTATGCGCTGACGGCGCTGCTTAGCGCGGCGGCAGCCGGTGCGGCCATGAGCTGGCTCAATTGA
- a CDS encoding class I SAM-dependent methyltransferase, with amino-acid sequence MATPDTVSFGYEQVPAGAKTAMVGEVFSRVARKYDIMNDAMSGGMHRLWKDRFVRRVKPRAGEQILDMAGGTGDIAFRMEKAGASITVADINPDMLGVGMNRAAERGIDSLVWSEQNAEKLSFPDQFFDAYTIAFGIRNVTDIPAALKEAHRVLRYGGRFFCLEFSTNEWPGFAQAYDAYSHHLVPKLGKLIAQDENSYRYLIESIRRFPPMPEFAKMIREGGFTSVKVEPILGGLVAIHSGWKA; translated from the coding sequence ATGGCCACCCCCGACACCGTCAGCTTCGGTTACGAACAGGTCCCCGCCGGGGCCAAGACCGCGATGGTCGGCGAGGTGTTCAGCCGCGTCGCGCGCAAATATGACATCATGAACGACGCGATGTCGGGGGGCATGCACCGGCTGTGGAAGGACCGCTTCGTCCGCCGCGTGAAGCCGCGCGCGGGCGAGCAGATTCTCGACATGGCGGGCGGCACCGGGGACATCGCATTCCGCATGGAGAAAGCGGGCGCGAGCATCACCGTCGCCGACATCAACCCCGACATGCTGGGCGTCGGCATGAACCGCGCCGCCGAGCGCGGGATCGACAGCCTCGTCTGGTCCGAGCAGAATGCCGAGAAGCTCTCCTTCCCCGACCAGTTTTTCGACGCCTATACGATCGCCTTCGGCATCCGCAACGTCACCGACATTCCGGCGGCGCTGAAGGAAGCGCACCGCGTGCTGCGCTACGGCGGGCGCTTTTTCTGCCTCGAATTTTCGACCAACGAATGGCCGGGCTTCGCGCAGGCCTATGACGCCTATTCGCACCATCTGGTGCCCAAGCTCGGCAAGCTGATCGCGCAGGACGAGAACAGCTATCGTTACCTGATCGAATCGATCCGCCGTTTCCCGCCGATGCCCGAATTCGCCAAGATGATCCGCGAAGGGGGCTTCACCTCGGTCAAGGTCGAGCCGATTCTGGGCGGATTGGTGGCGATCCACAGCGGGTGGAAGGCGTGA
- the mutM gene encoding bifunctional DNA-formamidopyrimidine glycosylase/DNA-(apurinic or apyrimidinic site) lyase, which produces MPELPEVETTVRGLAPFLDGQRLTAVTTFRPDLRRAFPVDLAQRLTGATVTGLSRRAKYGIVSTDRDDHMIFHLGMSGRWRTEGGEAGKHDHLLLETGAGHRLFLHDPRRFGSVDLVAGDPLTAFPAFVTLGPEPLSDAFGAAYLASALAGRRAPIKAMLLDQTIVAGLGNIYVCEALNMAHIHPAKPAADVSKARLALLVPAIKDVLTAAIAAGGSTLRDFLSPEGDLGYFAKDWRVYGREGETCECGGTIVRIVQSGRSTFYCPKCQR; this is translated from the coding sequence ATGCCCGAGCTCCCCGAAGTCGAAACCACCGTCCGCGGCCTTGCGCCCTTCCTCGACGGACAGCGGCTGACCGCCGTCACCACCTTTCGCCCCGATCTGCGCCGCGCCTTTCCCGTCGACCTTGCGCAGCGGCTGACCGGCGCGACGGTGACCGGGCTGTCGCGGCGCGCCAAATATGGCATCGTGTCGACCGACCGCGACGACCATATGATCTTCCATCTCGGCATGTCGGGGCGCTGGCGTACCGAAGGCGGCGAGGCGGGCAAGCACGACCATCTGCTGCTCGAAACCGGGGCGGGGCACCGGCTGTTCCTCCACGATCCGCGCCGCTTCGGTTCGGTCGATCTCGTCGCGGGCGATCCGTTGACCGCTTTCCCGGCCTTCGTGACCCTCGGTCCCGAGCCGCTGTCCGACGCGTTCGGCGCCGCCTATCTTGCAAGCGCGCTCGCGGGTCGCCGCGCCCCGATCAAGGCGATGCTGCTCGATCAGACGATCGTCGCGGGGCTCGGCAACATCTATGTGTGCGAGGCGCTGAACATGGCGCACATCCACCCGGCGAAACCCGCCGCCGACGTGTCGAAGGCCAGGCTCGCCCTGCTCGTGCCCGCGATCAAGGATGTGCTGACCGCCGCGATCGCCGCGGGCGGATCGACACTGCGCGACTTTCTGAGCCCCGAGGGCGACCTCGGCTATTTCGCGAAGGACTGGCGCGTCTATGGCCGCGAGGGCGAAACCTGTGAATGCGGCGGCACGATCGTCCGGATCGTCCAGTCGGGCCGCTCGACCTTCTATTGCCCCAAATGCCAGCGCTGA
- the rpsT gene encoding 30S ribosomal protein S20, protein MANTPQAKKRIRRNQARAAVNKNRVSRIRTLVKKVENAVAAGDKDAAATALKAAQPEMARGVAKGVLHKNTVARKYSRLTKSVNAIA, encoded by the coding sequence ATGGCCAATACCCCGCAGGCAAAGAAGCGCATCCGCCGCAACCAGGCGCGGGCCGCCGTCAACAAGAACCGCGTTTCGCGCATCCGCACGCTGGTGAAGAAGGTCGAGAACGCCGTCGCCGCCGGCGACAAGGACGCCGCCGCGACCGCGCTGAAGGCTGCGCAGCCCGAAATGGCGCGCGGCGTCGCGAAGGGCGTGCTGCACAAGAACACCGTCGCGCGCAAATATTCGCGCCTGACGAAGAG